One part of the Sulfolobus tengchongensis genome encodes these proteins:
- a CDS encoding CoA ester lyase, translated as MIRRSQLYVPSISEKMIRKSVELKADSIIFDFEDAVPPEDKEKARELLSKILKELDWGKRELCVRINSLQLLDSYKDIVAISREDKITCIVVPKAENDLSFLYKATGKSLIPLIETAKGIVKIEDVIRSEGVVGISYGAADLALSLGGDYSFYERNEYIKTLIVSNAKAYDVDAIDKVYFDLKNVDGFRRECEEAKKLGYVGKQVIHPSQVEIANEVFSPTREEIEWAKKVIEAYEMAKKEGRGAIRLDDKLVDYVHYKIAKRIIEFQGANQ; from the coding sequence ATGATTAGGAGGTCTCAATTATACGTACCCTCTATATCAGAAAAAATGATTAGGAAATCAGTTGAGTTAAAGGCTGACTCGATTATTTTCGACTTTGAAGACGCAGTTCCCCCAGAGGATAAGGAGAAAGCTAGGGAGCTATTGAGTAAGATATTAAAGGAATTGGATTGGGGAAAAAGGGAACTATGCGTCAGAATAAATTCGTTACAATTATTAGATTCTTACAAGGATATTGTAGCAATCTCCAGAGAAGATAAGATAACGTGTATTGTTGTCCCTAAGGCCGAGAACGATCTATCATTTCTTTATAAGGCTACTGGAAAGTCTCTGATCCCATTAATAGAAACCGCTAAGGGAATAGTTAAGATAGAGGATGTAATTAGATCAGAAGGGGTAGTTGGTATAAGCTATGGGGCTGCAGACTTAGCCTTATCTTTAGGCGGAGATTATAGTTTTTACGAGAGGAATGAGTACATTAAGACTCTTATAGTTAGTAATGCTAAGGCGTATGATGTAGATGCCATTGATAAAGTATATTTTGACTTGAAGAACGTAGATGGATTTAGAAGAGAATGTGAAGAAGCTAAAAAATTGGGTTATGTTGGAAAGCAAGTTATTCATCCATCTCAAGTTGAAATAGCAAATGAAGTTTTCTCACCGACTAGAGAAGAAATAGAGTGGGCTAAAAAGGTAATAGAGGCGTACGAAATGGCTAAAAAAGAGGGAAGAGGCGCGATAAGGCTAGATGACAAGTTAGTTGATTACGTACATTATAAGATAGCTAAGAGAATAATTGAATTTCAAGGGGCTAATCAGTAA
- a CDS encoding GntR family transcriptional regulator encodes MSLSQTAYEKILEYIITGKYKPGSTLKEEELASLLKISRTPIREALVRLEKEGIVTKNGKSFTVIPLTENDILQLYEVRITLESQSARLAAMRATNEEVEKILKIMKEIKDTTVTDPLTLANLNGNLHRAIAEASHNRYLIEILDNIRLKLKIIRVTLFTSFQRRDDELREHESIVIAIKNRSPDLAYDMMKMHEEKVLEYVRQNVLPILFR; translated from the coding sequence ATGTCATTATCACAAACAGCATATGAGAAAATTCTGGAATACATTATCACTGGTAAATATAAACCAGGTAGTACTTTAAAAGAAGAGGAACTCGCATCACTCCTTAAGATCAGTAGAACGCCAATTAGAGAGGCACTAGTTAGGTTGGAAAAAGAGGGGATAGTGACAAAGAATGGAAAATCTTTCACGGTTATACCGCTAACAGAGAATGATATACTTCAACTCTACGAAGTTAGGATAACGTTAGAATCACAATCTGCAAGATTAGCTGCTATGAGAGCAACGAATGAAGAAGTGGAAAAGATCTTAAAGATTATGAAAGAGATAAAGGATACTACGGTAACAGATCCTTTGACTTTAGCCAACCTTAATGGTAATCTTCATAGGGCGATTGCAGAAGCATCACACAATAGATACTTAATAGAGATATTGGATAATATTAGATTAAAGCTAAAAATAATTAGAGTGACGTTATTTACTAGCTTCCAAAGGAGAGATGATGAGCTAAGAGAACATGAGAGTATTGTAATCGCTATAAAAAATAGAAGCCCAGATTTGGCTTACGATATGATGAAGATGCATGAGGAGAAAGTATTAGAATACGTTAGACAGAACGTCCTACCTATATTATTTAGATAA
- a CDS encoding mandelate racemase/muconate lactonizing enzyme family protein, giving the protein MKVDKITLLPASIPYIDDPMPEWVEQWGIQLFINVNVEDKEGLGEVLVAGSGVISAYIGIFNDLIIPFLEGKEIRSISEVYETLEKLLFSAGLCSITLGSISGIETALWHVYSKVINKPVHYLLGGKIRDTVPVYASFPRYKTLEDVVSAVEKAIKRGFKLIKLHQPPNMVIESLKKIKDTFGDQIKVAVDLNSPFDYASALKFLEEISRYDIEWVEEPIYPPNDYDTIKRLTKDFPIACGENEYTLHGFKKLLETGVLYIQPDIAKIGGISKFLKVIDLAEVYNIKIMPHLRPQRSAIALYHTLQVASARNNIIQVEFPLAEIPKDLFGVEFKIFNGMVNVPDDISIDKELLKNKYSLKDKKLRLLKFSDLTEKIL; this is encoded by the coding sequence ATGAAGGTAGATAAAATAACGTTATTACCGGCGTCAATTCCATATATAGATGATCCAATGCCAGAATGGGTAGAACAGTGGGGAATACAATTATTTATAAATGTGAATGTTGAAGATAAGGAAGGATTAGGAGAGGTATTAGTGGCCGGAAGTGGAGTAATTTCAGCTTACATTGGAATTTTTAACGATCTAATAATTCCCTTTTTAGAAGGAAAAGAAATAAGGTCGATAAGTGAAGTTTATGAAACTCTTGAGAAATTATTGTTTTCAGCTGGATTATGTAGCATAACCTTAGGCTCAATAAGTGGTATTGAAACTGCATTGTGGCACGTCTATTCTAAGGTAATTAATAAGCCAGTACATTATTTATTAGGAGGTAAAATTAGGGATACGGTACCAGTTTACGCTAGCTTCCCTAGATACAAGACTTTAGAAGACGTAGTTAGTGCAGTAGAAAAAGCAATTAAAAGAGGTTTTAAATTGATAAAGCTTCATCAACCTCCAAATATGGTAATTGAGAGCCTAAAGAAGATAAAAGATACATTTGGCGATCAGATTAAGGTAGCAGTAGATTTAAATTCGCCATTTGATTACGCCTCTGCTCTAAAATTTCTTGAGGAAATCTCACGATATGATATTGAATGGGTAGAAGAGCCTATTTATCCCCCTAATGATTACGATACCATTAAGAGACTAACGAAAGACTTTCCAATAGCATGTGGTGAAAATGAGTATACTCTTCATGGATTTAAGAAATTATTAGAAACCGGAGTATTATATATACAGCCAGATATAGCCAAAATAGGTGGAATAAGTAAGTTCTTGAAGGTTATAGACTTGGCAGAGGTTTACAACATTAAGATAATGCCACATCTAAGACCACAAAGATCTGCTATAGCGTTATATCACACTTTACAAGTAGCTTCAGCAAGGAATAATATAATACAAGTTGAGTTTCCATTAGCTGAAATTCCTAAAGACTTATTTGGAGTTGAATTCAAGATATTTAATGGAATGGTAAATGTTCCAGATGACATATCAATTGATAAAGAACTACTAAAAAATAAATACTCATTAAAGGATAAAAAACTGAGATTATTAAAGTTCAGCGATCTTACTGAAAAAATACTATAG
- a CDS encoding UxaA family hydrolase, translating to MEKPVIKGYIRENGSVGVRNYVALIPVDDLSNTAVLGVSKLIRGTVPIPHPYGRLQFGKDLELLFHILSGIGSNPNVASAIVIGIEENWANRIADKIAETGKSVEVFPIEGNGDLKVIEKASRKAKEFVQEASEKQRTEVDLSSLVLSIKCGESDTTSGLASNPATGYAVDRLIDYGATVLFGETSELTGAEDIVASKIIDPLLREKFMKIYKEYVSFIESQGVDLLGSQPTEGNIKGGLSTIEEKALGNIQKLGTKPITCVLDYLDLLPKGSSRLCFVNTSSAAAEAVTLFAAKGSVLHLFTTGQGNVIGNPIIPVVKISANPKTIASMSEHIDVDVSDLLQLKVSLREAGERIFNYTIRVANGRLTSAEILQHDEFSPTKLYISA from the coding sequence ATGGAAAAACCCGTGATAAAAGGTTACATTAGAGAGAACGGTAGCGTTGGTGTAAGAAATTACGTTGCTTTAATTCCCGTAGATGATTTATCTAACACCGCAGTTTTAGGTGTTTCCAAACTTATAAGGGGTACTGTACCAATTCCTCATCCTTATGGTAGGCTTCAATTTGGTAAAGATCTCGAATTACTCTTTCATATTCTTTCTGGTATTGGATCTAATCCTAATGTGGCATCTGCAATAGTTATTGGTATTGAGGAAAATTGGGCTAATAGGATAGCGGATAAAATAGCTGAAACCGGTAAAAGCGTAGAAGTTTTCCCAATTGAGGGAAATGGAGATTTAAAAGTAATTGAAAAAGCTAGTAGAAAAGCTAAGGAATTTGTTCAAGAGGCCAGTGAGAAGCAGAGAACTGAGGTAGACCTTTCATCTTTGGTCTTAAGCATAAAGTGCGGTGAAAGTGATACTACTTCCGGTTTAGCTTCTAATCCAGCTACGGGATACGCTGTTGATAGACTAATAGACTATGGTGCAACGGTACTTTTCGGTGAGACCTCAGAACTGACCGGAGCTGAAGATATAGTAGCTAGCAAAATAATAGATCCTTTATTAAGAGAGAAATTCATGAAAATCTACAAGGAGTATGTAAGTTTTATTGAAAGTCAAGGAGTTGATTTATTGGGTTCGCAACCGACAGAGGGTAATATTAAGGGAGGACTATCTACCATTGAAGAGAAGGCATTAGGGAATATCCAGAAGTTAGGTACAAAACCAATTACATGTGTTCTAGATTATTTAGATCTATTACCTAAGGGATCATCTAGATTATGCTTTGTGAATACTTCATCAGCGGCTGCTGAAGCAGTAACGCTATTTGCAGCTAAAGGCTCAGTACTTCACTTATTCACTACGGGTCAGGGTAATGTTATTGGAAATCCAATAATTCCAGTAGTCAAAATATCTGCAAATCCAAAGACGATAGCGAGCATGAGTGAACATATAGACGTGGATGTGTCTGATCTGCTTCAGCTAAAGGTTAGCTTAAGGGAGGCTGGAGAGAGAATATTTAATTACACTATCAGAGTTGCTAACGGTAGACTAACTTCTGCTGAGATACTGCAACACGATGAGTTCTCGCCAACAAAACTTTACATAAGTGCCTAA
- a CDS encoding UxaA family hydrolase: protein MPHFLIHNKQDNVGVAITDIRRGEEIEGVYIEDMSQGPKLKALDEIPLGHKIALKDIRQGEFVIKYGRPIGSAIRDIRMGEHVHVHNVKSNRWSKWKNP from the coding sequence ATGCCTCATTTTCTAATTCACAATAAGCAAGATAACGTTGGTGTAGCCATAACTGACATTAGGCGAGGAGAGGAAATTGAGGGTGTTTATATTGAAGATATGTCACAAGGTCCTAAACTAAAAGCTTTAGACGAAATTCCGTTGGGACATAAAATCGCCCTAAAGGATATTAGACAAGGCGAGTTTGTAATAAAGTATGGCAGACCGATAGGATCAGCAATTAGGGATATTAGGATGGGAGAACACGTTCATGTGCATAACGTAAAGTCTAACAGGTGGAGTAAATGGAAAAACCCGTGA
- a CDS encoding LOG family protein yields the protein MIISVAAHSEEPSREIAEKARSFVRKVSPCNPTLLLGGYWGLMKTVVDEAIKQGLTVVLILPIERENIDLPAQVIPIRSGCEFRCRSVILVRSGDVLVSLGGGVGTEIEIMLAYAMGKPIYAITETGLSTDHFARAFPEYIDDRRVVKIRYFNDPGEVAEEICRGNMKSVETRFG from the coding sequence ATGATCATATCTGTAGCAGCTCATAGTGAGGAGCCAAGCAGGGAAATCGCAGAGAAAGCTAGATCTTTCGTCAGAAAAGTAAGTCCTTGTAATCCCACATTGCTTCTAGGAGGATATTGGGGATTGATGAAAACTGTGGTGGATGAGGCTATTAAACAAGGGCTTACAGTAGTTCTAATATTACCAATAGAAAGGGAAAATATAGATTTGCCAGCTCAAGTGATTCCTATTAGATCAGGTTGCGAGTTTAGATGCAGATCTGTAATTTTGGTTAGATCAGGAGACGTATTAGTATCTTTAGGTGGTGGGGTTGGTACTGAAATCGAAATAATGCTCGCCTATGCAATGGGTAAGCCCATATACGCAATTACTGAGACTGGTTTAAGTACTGACCATTTCGCAAGAGCGTTCCCAGAGTATATAGATGATAGGAGAGTAGTCAAAATAAGATATTTTAATGATCCCGGTGAAGTTGCAGAAGAAATTTGCAGAGGTAATATGAAAAGTGTCGAGACTAGGTTTGGATAG
- a CDS encoding MupG family TIM beta-alpha barrel fold protein — protein MKRKIGLSVFPGWKEIKDEQIQVMRKARELGFSEIFMGIGPGTHWRTGIKDAFEIAKEILKEANRLDYYTFVDINPEILKELNSSPKNLSRFLEVGFRGVRADYGFSKEEIVEMSKQVIVELNPFEISVDELDYVTKFSNPERIKATHNYYPILYSGISKEVFLEKTKLFKERGIEIGAFISNPKFNLRTTLEILRFTEPFDSTNYLFNFVDRVLIGDPIPDEKTLRQVANVANSEITKIRITLYNDAFKDFINKVFHVENYREYAVVCYTKDSGNVTSQCYTKIFKNAVTVRGRELWIFTKDLGIGPYTLIGEIDDINLEILRMSKSVTFMDKK, from the coding sequence ATGAAAAGGAAAATAGGCTTATCGGTCTTTCCAGGATGGAAGGAAATAAAAGACGAGCAAATTCAAGTAATGAGAAAAGCTAGGGAGCTAGGATTTTCAGAAATCTTTATGGGTATTGGCCCTGGAACTCATTGGAGAACCGGAATTAAAGACGCTTTCGAGATAGCTAAGGAGATTTTAAAAGAGGCAAACAGATTAGATTACTACACTTTCGTTGACATAAACCCTGAAATACTTAAAGAGCTGAATTCCTCACCTAAGAATCTATCACGCTTTCTGGAAGTGGGTTTCAGAGGAGTCAGAGCAGATTATGGATTTAGTAAAGAGGAAATAGTAGAAATGAGTAAGCAAGTAATAGTAGAACTTAATCCGTTTGAAATAAGCGTTGATGAGCTAGATTACGTAACAAAGTTCTCAAATCCAGAGAGAATTAAGGCTACACACAATTATTATCCAATACTTTATAGTGGAATATCAAAAGAGGTTTTTCTAGAAAAGACTAAACTTTTCAAGGAAAGAGGAATTGAAATAGGAGCTTTTATCTCTAATCCAAAGTTTAATTTAAGAACAACATTGGAGATTTTGAGATTTACTGAACCGTTCGATTCCACAAATTACTTATTCAATTTTGTGGATAGGGTTCTTATAGGCGATCCCATTCCAGATGAGAAAACTTTGAGGCAAGTTGCTAATGTCGCTAACTCTGAGATTACTAAAATAAGGATTACTTTATATAATGACGCATTTAAGGATTTTATAAACAAAGTCTTCCACGTGGAGAATTATAGAGAATATGCAGTAGTATGCTACACTAAGGATAGTGGGAATGTAACAAGCCAATGTTATACAAAGATATTTAAGAACGCTGTGACTGTGAGGGGAAGGGAGTTGTGGATATTCACTAAGGATTTAGGAATAGGTCCCTATACATTAATTGGTGAAATCGATGATATCAATTTAGAGATACTTAGAATGTCAAAGTCTGTCACTTTTATGGATAAAAAATGA
- a CDS encoding alanyl-tRNA editing protein → MIEIRTHTALHVVKGAVRKVLGAKWTASTYVSNDHGRLTVKLERKPSDDEMKRVFELANNKIKENAPILVEVLPRENAEKKYGDEIYDLFPIPPEVKELYIVIIPDWNINACNKQHTRTTGEIGEIVEDYWRYRNSKQILEIAFNVKY, encoded by the coding sequence GTGATTGAGATAAGGACTCATACTGCCCTACATGTAGTTAAAGGTGCCGTGAGAAAAGTCCTAGGTGCAAAATGGACTGCAAGCACTTATGTCAGTAATGATCATGGGAGATTAACAGTGAAACTTGAAAGAAAGCCATCTGATGATGAAATGAAAAGGGTTTTTGAACTTGCAAACAACAAGATTAAAGAGAACGCTCCAATTTTAGTTGAAGTTTTACCTAGAGAAAATGCAGAGAAAAAGTACGGAGATGAGATCTACGACTTATTTCCAATACCCCCGGAAGTTAAGGAATTATACATTGTAATCATACCGGACTGGAATATTAACGCTTGCAATAAGCAACATACTAGGACAACTGGTGAAATAGGAGAAATAGTAGAGGATTATTGGAGATATAGGAATTCTAAACAAATATTAGAAATTGCGTTTAACGTTAAATATTAA
- a CDS encoding RNA helicase translates to MLRKGISKVLEILNCKETEREISGKKFSTCDDVNFILNFPTVYGKTELALILANYLSNHVTNNFVRVSHVVPNIVERGDEKEILSTRVQLKFSKFFFNLYDSSISDPSSELLKFSILTSIVIFDEYQLMPDLGLVASAHELAKAGVTTIFSTSTPSTLFEEEIIRRFRNYGKRMVVVSIVNKYGQGIQGRECVKKEEGYYNCKLGGVSYETVEVIDDNFKVPDLEYELTKDDILEIINKINDRVLVFLNSEDKAVEIYEKLKKKEENVCIFTSLRFIENFDNCKVLITTKLLDVNYPYVISEIAPLPLIVERAGRALRFWKEGEEGKLYVWISKVNYDSLTERTYNLLSNIKICLRHPFGCYNKEGYANKMVLKPSIDEGLIRKLSGINHLMDRRDLEKAFEALADFVMADLLISDRIVSVTPEFLYENKRKLLEYGNECVKVYFRKGNEIIEKCSRIAYDWLENGGILRFKRSLAKGYKSEIEEDGEKLVFLAFKVKNE, encoded by the coding sequence GTGTTAAGGAAGGGAATAAGCAAGGTCTTAGAGATTCTTAATTGTAAAGAAACAGAGAGAGAAATAAGTGGAAAGAAATTCTCTACGTGCGATGATGTCAATTTCATTCTTAACTTCCCAACTGTTTATGGAAAAACTGAACTAGCGTTGATTTTAGCTAATTATCTATCCAATCACGTAACTAATAATTTCGTCAGAGTCTCTCATGTAGTTCCCAATATAGTTGAACGGGGTGATGAAAAAGAGATCCTATCAACTAGAGTTCAATTAAAGTTCAGTAAATTCTTTTTTAACTTATACGACAGTTCTATAAGTGATCCCAGTTCTGAGTTACTAAAATTCTCAATACTTACGTCAATAGTAATTTTCGACGAATACCAACTAATGCCAGATCTTGGATTAGTCGCATCTGCTCACGAATTGGCTAAAGCTGGGGTAACTACCATATTCTCCACTTCGACCCCATCAACTCTTTTTGAAGAAGAGATCATAAGGAGATTTAGGAATTATGGTAAAAGGATGGTAGTAGTTTCAATTGTCAATAAGTATGGCCAAGGAATTCAGGGTAGAGAGTGCGTTAAAAAAGAAGAAGGTTATTATAATTGTAAATTAGGAGGAGTTTCTTATGAGACAGTGGAGGTTATAGATGATAACTTTAAAGTGCCAGATCTGGAATATGAACTTACAAAGGATGATATTCTTGAAATAATTAACAAAATTAATGATAGAGTTCTAGTTTTCTTAAACTCTGAGGATAAAGCAGTTGAGATATATGAAAAATTAAAGAAAAAAGAGGAAAATGTGTGTATATTTACGTCATTACGCTTTATAGAGAATTTCGATAATTGTAAGGTTCTTATAACTACAAAGCTTTTAGATGTAAACTATCCATACGTGATTAGTGAGATAGCACCTTTACCGTTAATAGTGGAAAGAGCAGGAAGAGCTTTAAGATTTTGGAAAGAGGGAGAAGAAGGTAAATTATACGTATGGATAAGTAAAGTGAACTATGATTCATTAACTGAACGCACTTATAACTTGCTCTCAAATATTAAAATATGTTTAAGACATCCCTTTGGGTGTTACAATAAAGAAGGATATGCCAACAAAATGGTCTTAAAGCCAAGTATTGATGAGGGATTAATAAGGAAATTAAGTGGTATAAATCATTTGATGGATAGAAGGGATTTAGAAAAAGCCTTTGAAGCTTTAGCAGACTTCGTGATGGCAGATTTACTAATTTCAGATCGAATAGTTAGTGTTACACCGGAGTTCCTTTATGAAAATAAGAGAAAATTATTGGAATATGGAAATGAATGTGTAAAGGTATATTTTAGGAAAGGTAATGAAATTATTGAAAAGTGTTCAAGAATAGCATATGATTGGTTAGAAAATGGTGGGATTTTAAGGTTTAAGAGGAGTTTAGCTAAGGGATACAAGAGTGAAATTGAGGAAGATGGAGAGAAACTAGTCTTTTTAGCCTTTAAGGTGAAAAATGAATGA
- the glmS gene encoding glutamine--fructose-6-phosphate transaminase (isomerizing), whose amino-acid sequence MGGIFGYVCKSPIDVSIVNRGLRRLVYRGYDSAGIAYLYGGSLVVKKILGSISRQEIEVNDISKIAIGHTRYASRGWPTLENAHPILDCKGRLAVVMDGVIDDYERIREKLQKDGHRFVSTTDTEIISHILENSSDYFQASLNILKSIKGVFSLAFIVEGLDKIFTLNNGQPLMIGLAQECKYISSDLPSLSGFSENAMILPEGSVAIISWDDVRVYNSEGIEIKPEIKRVKYKEEIVEKGGFPHFMLKEIYDIPLALVNSFTSLMEKYLSLASMIIYGAKNVYIIGNGTSLHAGLISSYYFSEIGINVNVVSAAEFPYYALDNISTGSVIVAISQSGETSDVIRSVKMAKQRGAVILGVTNSVGSRLALESNVYLPITAGPEMAVPATKTFTSTIIVLKTLSVYTGLHSGKNDKNDLINLKSEIEKLSKQLSTRLQEMEKEAENSVEKLDKESLYVSSSGINYPIALEGALKFKEASMTHAEGMQLGELLHGPIVLANKGYPIILIKPAEAEDLYNKVVKAVRDRGSIIITISDNDGDIRTVKTSRDLSPISNIIPLQLMAYKLGVRRGLPIDTPPGLVKAVII is encoded by the coding sequence ATGGGAGGAATTTTCGGATATGTGTGTAAGAGTCCCATTGATGTCTCTATTGTGAATAGAGGTTTAAGAAGACTAGTATACAGAGGGTATGATAGTGCCGGCATTGCTTATCTTTATGGAGGTTCATTAGTAGTTAAGAAGATATTAGGTAGTATTTCAAGACAGGAAATTGAAGTAAATGATATTTCAAAGATCGCTATAGGGCATACAAGATATGCTAGTAGAGGATGGCCGACATTAGAAAACGCACATCCAATATTGGACTGTAAGGGTAGATTAGCAGTTGTAATGGATGGGGTTATAGATGATTATGAGAGAATCAGAGAAAAATTACAAAAGGATGGACACAGATTTGTATCCACTACGGATACTGAGATTATATCTCATATTTTGGAGAACTCATCAGATTACTTCCAAGCATCACTAAACATTTTAAAAAGTATTAAAGGAGTTTTCTCTTTAGCCTTTATTGTTGAAGGTTTAGATAAGATATTTACTCTTAATAATGGTCAACCCTTAATGATAGGCTTAGCTCAAGAATGTAAATACATTTCAAGCGATTTACCCTCATTAAGTGGATTTTCTGAGAACGCTATGATATTGCCAGAGGGCTCAGTTGCAATAATTTCTTGGGATGATGTCAGAGTATATAATAGTGAAGGAATTGAAATAAAGCCAGAAATAAAAAGGGTTAAATATAAAGAGGAAATAGTCGAAAAGGGAGGATTTCCTCACTTCATGTTAAAAGAAATTTACGATATACCCTTAGCCTTAGTGAATTCCTTTACCTCACTGATGGAAAAATACCTTTCTTTAGCTTCTATGATAATTTATGGGGCAAAGAACGTTTATATTATAGGTAATGGTACGAGCCTTCATGCCGGCTTAATTTCCTCTTATTACTTTTCTGAGATCGGTATAAATGTAAATGTGGTTAGTGCAGCAGAATTTCCCTACTATGCTTTAGATAATATTTCAACTGGATCGGTAATTGTTGCAATTAGTCAAAGTGGGGAGACGAGCGATGTCATAAGAAGCGTTAAAATGGCTAAGCAAAGAGGAGCAGTAATTTTAGGAGTAACAAATTCAGTGGGTTCCAGATTAGCCTTAGAATCTAATGTGTATTTGCCAATAACAGCGGGGCCTGAAATGGCTGTTCCCGCAACTAAGACTTTTACATCCACGATAATTGTGTTAAAAACTTTATCAGTATATACAGGATTGCATTCTGGAAAAAACGATAAAAATGATTTAATAAATTTAAAAAGCGAAATCGAGAAACTATCTAAGCAACTCTCTACCAGATTGCAAGAAATGGAAAAAGAGGCTGAAAATTCAGTGGAGAAACTAGATAAGGAAAGTTTATATGTTTCAAGCAGTGGCATAAATTATCCTATAGCGTTAGAAGGTGCCTTAAAGTTTAAGGAAGCCTCAATGACTCATGCTGAGGGCATGCAATTGGGAGAATTGCTTCACGGACCTATAGTTTTAGCAAATAAAGGATATCCGATCATTTTGATTAAACCAGCAGAAGCTGAGGATCTATATAATAAGGTAGTTAAGGCTGTAAGAGATAGAGGGAGTATCATAATAACTATTTCCGATAATGATGGTGATATAAGGACTGTGAAGACAAGCAGAGATTTAAGCCCTATAAGTAATATAATTCCTTTACAACTTATGGCATATAAGTTAGGAGTCAGAAGAGGATTACCAATAGATACTCCACCGGGTTTGGTAAAAGCTGTGATAATTTAA